The proteins below are encoded in one region of Procambarus clarkii isolate CNS0578487 unplaced genomic scaffold, FALCON_Pclarkii_2.0 HiC_scaffold_889, whole genome shotgun sequence:
- the LOC138361848 gene encoding uncharacterized protein, whose translation MSINALQECRLYCIGCNGPTPPGHFDVTCTSCGQLYCANLHGSTSCPYCRFSVNREPPTEARNIIEPPPKRRRIINNRVPIRDQENLILGGINIPAQSPLDSTQPSEWSTPVRSQPQLSQELEEDAPDGNQHASSDEEEEEDNQPPVHDISDEEVNAPDSPEVLNLDNVVPRVLEVINHFEGSFSRHSFSIPGHLDADPSVYINRYREFFIEYIDNQFRQIQEEFPPSFHIYPDVSLILQKLNHADDQYEILDEVFSIRGETQTVTQEEVEVLVNSWVDEMSAKIDECLKNVQSSSVGIHSMSGFAINFSYIRHPMRLGSYVPYPAKLRGKETVFNPESEGDECLLQCIAAYKNLALGRTMDN comes from the exons atgtccatcaacgctcttcaagaatgcagactatactgtataggatgcaacgggcctacaccgcctggacattttgacgtaacctgtaccagctgtgggcaactctattgtgcaaatc ttcatggttctacttcATGCCCATACTGTCGTTTCTCCGTTAACCGGGAACCTCCTACCGAAGCCAGAAACAtcattgaacctccacccaaacgccgtcgcatcataaataacc gagttcctattcgtgatcaagagaatctcatacttggtggaatcaacatcccagctc aatcgcccctggattcaacccaaccctctgagtggagcacacctgtacgcagtcaaccccagctgtcccaggagctagaagaagatgcaccagacggcaaccagcatgcatcttcagatgaagaagaagaagaagacaatcaaccccctgttcacgacatatcagatgaagaagtcaacgctccagattccccagaggtacttaaCTTAGATAACGTTGTTCCGCGAGTGTTAGAAGTCATTAACCATTTCGAAGGTTCTTTCTCGAGACATTCGTTCTCCATTCCCGGACATTTAGACGCTGACCCCAGCgtatatataaataggtatagggaattttttatagaatatatagacaatcagttcagacaaatacaggaagaattccctccctcatttcacatttaccctgatgtaagcctaattttgcaaaaacttaatcatgccgacgatcaatatgaaatattagatgaagtattttcaattagaggagaaactcagactgttacacaggaagaggtTGAAGTTCTCgtaaattcatgggttgacgaaatgtctgctaaaattgacgaatgcctaaaaaatgtccaatcctcaagtgtaggaattcattccatgtcaggctttgccattaatttttcgtatattcgccaccctatgcGCCTTGGATCTTACGTACCATATCCTGCAAAATTAAGGGGTAAAGAAACAGTATTTaatcctgaaagtgaaggagatgagtgtttgttacagtgcattGCCGCATATAAAAACTTAGCATTGGGCAGGACCATGGATAAC